The genomic window CCGATCTCTGCACCCGAGCGAGCCCACGAATGTTACAGGATAGAGTAGCAGCGATGGCAGGCCCAAGACCCGATCAACGCGCGCAGCATCGCGCCCAGGAAGGTTTCGTGTGAGAGACCTTCACCCAACCCAATGGCGAGCCCGCCAAGAAGTGAGCTCCATCATCGTCGGCAAGATCCTCGAAAAGGACCAGTATGCCTACAGCTTCGACTCGCAGTCGGGCGAAATACGGCAACCTGGTCTCCAAGGGCATCGTCGACCGACCAAGGTCGTGCGTGCGGCGATCCAGAACGCGGCCTCGGTTGCGGGCCTTCTGATCACCACGGAAGCAATGGTGGCCGAACTGCCGAAGAAGAATGCCCCAGCAATGTCAGGTGGCGGCAGTGGCATGGACTTCTAATTGTGTATTTTAAGAATCAACTAATAAGACAGGTTCGGCAGGGATGCTGAGCCTTTTTGCTTTAATCGCAGAATTGAGAGCTGCTCGCTTGATTTGTGGTCGGATTGGCGCGTTAAGTTAGTGGTGGCAGGGCTCAAAGGTGATTACATAAACGCGCGTAATACTTCGGTCTCTCTTTGCGAAAGTGAAGCGTACCGACCTCGAACCTCGTTCAATGTCCTGGTCTTTGCCTGGTTGTCGAGATCGTGCGCGATGCCGAGTCTGACCGCGGCGACCAAATCGCGAGGCCGGATTGGCGTTACGAGGTAGTCAATCGCTCCAGCCTTCATAAGGCGGACACATTTGCCGACGTCGCAGCGGCGGCGGGCGCTCGATAGAGTGAATTCGCCGGGTAATTTTCCTCCGATCTCATCGAGTTCATACGCGGACTCGAAAACACGAAGTAGCGAGGGACGTACTCTTCAAGGCAACTGACCGGCGGAGCGCAAAAGTGGTCGCGAACAATATGGGCTCGCCCGACTCTGACCTAGCCAGGTGTCCGCTTGCTGTTGGGGGCGAAGCGGTCTACGCGTCTATATAGAGATCTACGACGAATGAATGCGGCATATTCCGTTGGGAGCCAGAGGAGCATCGACATTGCGGGTGCAACCCGACCGATTCAAGGACGCTATATTGCCGCAAGTGCTTGCGACGCCCGTGATGATCTTGATCATGGAAAACGCCGCGCTCAATGCCATCAGACCGTTTCTGGATGCACGTGAAAGTGCGGTCGGCACTGCAGTAGATGTACAACACTTCGCCGCCACGCCTTTTAGGCCACGAGCTGTGCGCGACGGCCGAGGTAATCAACGTCGAGGGAAAACGAGTTGACTTCAAG from Nitrobacteraceae bacterium AZCC 1564 includes these protein-coding regions:
- a CDS encoding chaperonin GroEL (HSP60 family) (product_source=COG0459; cath_funfam=1.10.560.10; cog=COG0459; superfamily=48592); this translates as MRDLHPTQWRARQEVSSIIVGKILEKDQYAYSFDSQSGEIRQPGLQGHRRPTKVVRAAIQNAASVAGLLITTEAMVAELPKKNAPAMSGGGSGMDF